From the genome of Solanum stenotomum isolate F172 chromosome 5, ASM1918654v1, whole genome shotgun sequence:
AACAAAACCATCGCATCTCTACCAAACCCATGATTCCCTTGAAATTGTATGGGTGAGGCACTATACTAGAACATAAGATGTATCAACGTCTCTGTGTCAGCAACAATATTGTTTATGACAAGTAACAAAACGCATCAAAATAAGTATATCAATTAGGTAACTTACTCCATTCCACCAGCAAAAGTGCCAGAATAAATTTGTGGTGGCAATGTGGACACTCGAATGagctaaaataaatacaaacaCAAAAGGGAACAAATAAGAGATTTCAAAAAGgtgaaatataaaaatatacttcaGGAAGAAAGATTTCAACTGTCATTGAAATAGTAACAACAAAATCTCTGgtgaaaaatgaacaaatatgacagagtaaaaataaaacaaatcctCAGCTATATGTTTCTCTATCCAACCAAGTTcgatgaaaagataaaaaagaaacttttaagTTTACCTATTGTAGAGAGCTCTGCAATCACAATCTTTGCAGAAATAGTACGAGTAAGGAATAATTTGCAAGAAATGGACATGTCTAGAAGTAAGAATGTATTTAGTTCAGAGAATGAAGTTATGTTGGCCACAAAAGAACATTAATCACAAGAAATTACAAGTGAGTACAAATCTCCTACACGGTTCTGGAGGGGAGTACCGCTTAAGGCCCACTTATAAAAAGATTCTAGTGCAAGAATAGCTCATGTAGtgttgttgtatatatctttcaCACAATGGGCATGTGTAACAATGGTGCAATCTGTTAGAAAACTCTGGATGAAGGGTTTGTCAGACAAAACCTACAAATGTGAACTTTGAACAAATTTCTCGGTCAAAAAAGCAAATATAAAACAGCCTTACCCCTAACTACCTTGTGATGGCAGAGTGGTTCGCCATGTGTACacaaccttacccctaccttgtgaaggtagagaggtttaTTAAGGTAGACCTTCAGCTTAAGTAAAACATATCAAGCAAAACCAAATATGTgggtctacttgtgcaatgatTACCTCATCCAAAATAATACGATTCCATTTCATAGCGTCCAAAATCATGATATTTTTCCTGTACTCAGTCTCCACTATTGAGTAGGTAGtaataacaaaatcatattcCGCAAACCTGAAAATATATTTCTCCCTGTTGGCACCATGATATACAAGAACCATGTTGCTTCCTTTTGTGGTGAAGCGGTCAATCTCGTTGACCCACTGAATCATAATGACAACTGGACATATAACAAGGATTCCTTTCATTGCTGGGAGAATATAAGGGCAGGTGAGAGCAAACTAGAATCTGAAATTGCTTGCCCTATTTCACGTTTAGCAAGCACAAGAGCTATGGCTTGAACAGTCTTCCCCATCCTCATATCATCAGCAAGAATACCGCCTCTAGCTATAGATTTTTCTTGCTTTAATGCCCAAGCCAACCACTCTTTCTGGTACCTCAGCAAGGGCATGATCAAATCAGATGGATGCTCAATAGTTTCAGTCATAAACTCATTTTGACTGATGAAGTCCAGATAAAGTGTATGGTTTTCCGCCATCCACCTATTGTTCTCTTCTTTCCATTTGTGCCACATCAATACAAGGTTACCACCATTTCCTACATCAATCATTACACAATCTTCTTCTACCTgatcttcatttattttaatactCCATTCACTCTTTGTTCTATATGATATCCTTCCTTTTGTTATATTGGGCCAAACTGCTTCCGCAGTTAAATCAATATCAACAACTCCACTAGCTTGGGCTTCATTCAACAAATTATCTGCTTCATCTGCAAAGATGATTAAACCAAAAATCACATAATTAACCATGTGCATTAACTATTCAATGCACGTCCATATTTGCTTGCATGAACTTTTGTCTTAGGTTAGCCAATAAGTATCATCCATCGGCAAAAATAAAGTCCCAACATGCTATAAAAATGTCACTGTAGTtgcaacaattaaaaaaaaacaaattgaaggcatattaatatttgtatgaaaaataaatgttatatgCAATGCCTTTGTCTTTGCTCCCAATGTAATCAGAATTTGAGGATATAACAATAATGTCATCCTCATCAGAGCTCCTAATTTGGGGGCTTTGTTCTCCTAATTTCACAATCCACATTTAAGTACAACCACatcatttaaatttatatacaaCATATAGTGGATATAGATATGTATGACACATGTCATCTCAAAGAAATGCTTcatcacacacaaaaaaaaatgaaaaggacaTTTTTACACCAAATTGGCCCACTTGTTTCTATGGATGGGAACAAACTCGTAATATTCCTATTaggaaatattattttctcCGATAATACTCGCAAACCTTATTTAATGATCTtccaattttttcctttctatttataaaagttttgttttttttcttaagcATAGTAATGTGGGCATTAGACGAAATACCTTGTTTACCCCGGATGAGAGGACGTGTTGTCCCTGATACAAGAAcaagttttaaagttttatattttctctaTACTAGTATTTTATCgttctctttctttgttgtttaatttctttatgtttGATGAGTAATTCAACCATCAATCCATTTAGATTGATCTTATATTGGTGTTCGATTAATCGTAAACCTAGCTAATGAGAGGGAAGAGTGTACATGGTCATATAAGGTTCTCCCATGCATCTCTTAAAAGGCTAATGTGGGAATCTTATCATTAATAATATCAGTTCAATAAATCAACCCATTTACTccttaataaaaacaaatagtaagtTGTCAAACATTTTCTATTATCATTGAGGTGTTGCACACTCCTTGATTATCTCTCGATACGTGTTATCTCCAATCAATACAAGTACCAGGAAACTCTATCATGAGATTTGGGAATAATTCACTTAGTctaatttcatttaatatttgaaCCAAGGATTTCACTCCTTTGACTGCTAAATCATCCCACTATGGGTTGGATAAATGAACTTATGGcagggaagtcattttcatgattctttaatagtttctttttctagaaaaaacatttttttgactgaaaaaatgaaaaattccaCCATAAAAAATACTCACACAATCGGTAAGATTCAAGTTAAACAAATGCAAATTCACATCAAAATAAACTAGTAGTAAGATTGCAAATAGAAAcaccaagaaaataaaaaggattagTAAAAGAAGGATTTTTCGAGCGAACCTTCGGTTGAAGATGAGGAAGGATGAGAATGGATACTCATTTTCTACGCAAATAATTACTAGTGGAGATTTgcagaaaaaaaatatacaataattGTGATGAGAgagcgagagagagagaaagagagagagagattctCGGTGTGTTGAGAGACACTGAGTAGGATTGTGCGGCAAGAAACCAACTTATATAGCCAGAATCAATAATGATAAAGGGtgtgataaaaatattttatctttaacacACTTACCTTATATTGGATTTTAGTAATCAAAAGTTGACCAAATATTAAGTTGAGAGTGCTTAAGCCTTAAGCAAGCACTTACCTtataaaatgtttgttttaagaaaaaaattaatctaattACAAGTTTTGTAATATTAGATAACAAGACTATCATACTATTGGCATATCAATATGCTTTTAAAGCTATGACTAACATGCTTCAAATTAATATTGTTTATGTTATTCTTGTTACATATGaattgaaaaaatgtttttagaactaaaataaaaaattatttgcaatATTGAAATGCAACGGGCCTGTCGgaatttgaaatatatagttgacactaattaattagaataaTCATCATACTTATTCTATAAGTGGGGAGTTTCATAATTGGAAGTAAGATTATGATTATATCCTTCCAAATTTAATGCAACATCTcaccttagaaagagctaaatatacaaaagaactaatttggaaagagccCATTTGAGTTTTGTTCAagttaagcttaagttgtgagttttggatctacttcaaacgaccataacattcagtacaggatgagttaggtggacCATAATATATCAAATGAATGGTCTTGGAATTCTCTTtgcaacgccaccaagtttgctaagttttgagtttggatgagggagatatgcccgtttgaagtcagTCTGTCCAGTTAAGTTACCCAaattaatgaggggtattttggtattttccttaccccatcagCTTAAAACgttttttagtattattttggggtcaaatctgatttgggtcagttttacAAAGCCTAAATtatgcttagggttttagaaatgagttcaagaagagaaaagaggagaaagggaagAAAGATTGAGGTTTCTTGTGAATCGAGGATGTTTTTTGCCAaatcgaggtatgtaagttttcatagtgttgggttcgttcacccacacaccaatcatgatttacatATTCAAATTCATCCATTAAGATTGAAAGATTTAAATTCTTGAGGAAAGGATCTTATTAATGAGCATTATTCTTGAGGGTTTTCAAGTAGATTTTCATGTAAATAAGTTGGGTAAAAGATCTAGAAGTGTTCGGAAGAAAGCATTTGATTCTATATGAATTAGGGTCAGAAAACGAGAAGAAAATTTCATCGAGTTTTTTGGGCAGGGGGATGGCGCACTGTGCCAGTAGTGTGCCAGGAAGAgccctctgaagtttgagggttGGCGCCCCACGCCACTCAATGCGCTAGGGTCGCCTGCCCCGTCCTGTATTTTCTGTCATTTGACCCGTTTGAGTTCTTTTAAAATGTACCTCTActccctattgattctaactactctaaactacatctaaacatcgagaaatcattcataacatgaatcaataaccttgaattcataattcaaattcaatgtagagttaagagtcaagtcttgagagttcctTCGAGTCATTTTGACAAGTcctttacaatcttttaaaaacTCATTTTAAGACTTGAATACTTGAGTTTAAGGATGAAAAGAGTTGAGTTCTTTTTTTCAatatgatatatgggaactaagtattccaaagagtaaatgtttttacatttaaaatgagaggaaacactgatttccaaaggagttcatgaggagttttagtactatctcttttaagagaaatcttttgagtaataatctcaaagttgaggatgaggaaatgtttttaaacatatgatctAATTTATATTATGGGAGTAgcattgagcaccgatatggggacgagttcagatagttcaaagtcctcataaaccatgtatccaACATGGATATaaagggtcatattttttagatgattcattattgctttttaatcatagcttagtggatccacttagctgaggagttctataccccgacaaggtatatgatatttttgccagcatgggcgagacgttgtatcatcacacaactcataatgatggttgtcAATTAAAAAATCTCCCAAacaaagtttattttgtatttttccttacaaactgagttatattgtattttccaaTATATTTAGTTgctatctactattttaaaagcttctcTTTATATTTCATTATTGTCATtgcatttatattgaaatgatttgacgttgagttgagatgaggtaagttgtttcttcagttccagttcaagcttatgtcatgttttagatttccccttgcatgcttgtacattccgtattgatgccatttggcctgcatctttcatgatgcaaatacaagtaaccaggatcatgaaccagcgcttcgttgatccagtacAGTTCTagagttgtttggtgagcctctttgcttctggaggatccttatttatttatgttattcagttttgttaggatgatcgggggtatTATTCTGAAATCCCTCATagtagtagaggcttcatagatagatagatagatagtagttcatgagtctttttcatttttaattgttaatgttctagacttgagttgcctctttggttagttgaatgtttatttctgAATATTCTAAGTTTAAGTATTTGAgagttttgagttaaagatttctttaaagttcttttattgttgattaagtcttccgctgattattcagccaggccaagggttcgcttagggaatgcaatggttctcgagtgccagtcgcgtccagggtgtaggttcggggaatgacaaactttgtatcagagaacagagttcaagagtcctaggaagTCTATGAagcgtgtctgtagagtcctagttatcagtgtgaagcgcgccatgtttataattaggaggctgcgacATGTAGGAACTATCTTACctctttcatactcttttcgTGAGACaaagttcatctctataaagtttctttctaatttatGCTTGCGCGTAtcttttagatcatgcctccacggaGAGTTGTCTGAGGTCGTACAATTAGGAGGAATGTTGATCCTCAGGATCAAGGGGTCCCTAATACACTAGAAGTAACCCCAATGAGAGGTCACTAATGCTGAGTTTCGGGATGCTATCcagatgttgagtcaagttgtgaccaaccaagctagGCAACAAAGAGGGAATCGTCAGGATGTGGTTGATACATCCAGGATccatgagttcttgaggatgaatcatCCATACTTCACTGGTTCGAGTGTCAATGAGGATCCGAAAAACTTTGTGGAAGATTTGCAGAAAGTATTTGATGTAATTCATGTTGCAGATGTTGAGTGTGTGGACCTAGCTGCATACTAAGTGAAGGGTGTTGCTAGAATATGGTAcgaccaatggaagaagagaaGAGCTAAAGGTGCACCAATTGTGAGTTGGGTTATGTTCGAAGAGGCCCTCATGGGGCGTTTCCTTTCCCGTGAACTGATCGAGGCAAAGGTAAGGGAATTCCTTACTCTTAAGCAGGAATCCATGAGTGTGTATGAGTacaacctcaagttcactcaactatcGCGCTATGCTTCAGatatggttgctgacatgagaaACAGGATGAATTTATTTGTATCAGGGCTGTCTTGTTTGTCAAGCAAATAGGGTAAGACTGCGATGTTGATAGGGGCAATAGACATAtcaaggctgatgatccatgtgcaacaagttgaggaagatagtttgagagagagagagagagaagagttTTGAAATAAGATAGCTAAGACAACAGGAAATGAGTACGGGTAGCAGAAGAGTAGTGCAAACTGGTCTTCTTTTCAACACAAGCCAAATGGACTTGCTCCATCATCTGTTAGTGCACTTGCACCAAGGGACAAAGGTGAGTTCAAGAATCAGAATTtgcagaacttcagagctagacctgctcagtctcaaggtagtgtggcacaagggggTAATGGGACTCCTGTATGTGCTAAGTGtagtaggaaccactcaggaatgtgtcgtgatggctccactagttGCTTAAAGTGTGGTTAGAATGGTCACTTTATGacagagtgccctaagaacaggAAGGGTAATGgcaatgggggcaatagagcccaatcttctttagTGGCTGTACCAGACAGagttgcacctagaggagctacttcaggaaCATGCAGAGGAGCAAACCGTTTGTATGCTATCACCAGTTGctaagagcaagagaattcgccaaatgttgtcactagtatgataAAGTCTTTTCTTTTGATGTATATTCTTTGCAAGATCTAGGTGCAAGTCTATGTTTTGTGACTCCGTATATAGCTATGAGGTTCTATATTATTCCCgaacaacttcttgagcccttcagtgtttccacaccggttggtgagtctattctagctaagaaagtttatcgtgattgtgtcatttttgtcaatcacaaggacaccatggaTGACTTAGTCAAGTTAGACATGgtatattttgatgttattctaggtatggactgattttatgtttgttatgccACAGTTGATTGTAGAAATCGAGTAtttaagttccagtttcctaatgagctagttattgagtggaggagtagttcagcagtgcctaagggtcgttttatttcataccttaaggcgagaaagtttgTTTCCAAGGGGTTCATCTATCACTTATTCCGAGTTAataactctagtgttgagacaccacctattcagtcagttccacttgtgagtgagtttccagaggtctttccagatgatcttctcggagtccctcctgagagagaaataggtTTCAGTATAGATATTCTTCATGATACTCGTCTCATTTATATTCCACCATATAGATTGGCTCCATCTGAGTTGAAAGAATTAAAAGCgtagttgaaagatctctttgataagggatttattagaacaagtgtctcaccttaggACGCTctggtcttgtttgtgaggaagaaagatggttcacttaggatgtgtatagattaccgccaattgaacaaggttactataaagaataagtatccccttttgagaattgatgatcttttcaatcaacttcagggtgccacttgtttttctaagaaaGACCTCAGATAtgactatcatcagttgagagtaagagaaagtgacattcctaagacaacattcaggacccgctATTGTCATTATGAGTGtctagtcatgtcttttggtttgactaatgctccagcagtgttcatggaccttatgaacaaAATGTTTTAACCTTATCTTggtatgtttgttatcgtattcattgatgatattctaacttattcaaggaatgaggaagatcatttGTATggtaaattctctaagtgtgaatttcgTCTTGAGtatgtggcattcttaggccacattgtttctggtgatgggattcgagttgatactcaaaatattgaggcagtgcagaacttgcctagacccacatctccaactgatattaggagtttcatAGGATTGGTTGGTTATTataggtcatactttttagatgattcctgattgctttttaagcatagcttagtggatccacttagttgatgAGTTAtataccccggcaaggtataggatgcgctggaagcgtgaggtagatcgttgtttcatcactatagctcttaagtgatggttgtcggttagagaaactcccacaacagtaacTTCATGGCTCCTCAAGGGGTTCagcttagtatgaatgggggtatgggacttcattcatgcatcgcacaagtagactttgagagagAACATGGTATgtcttttatgaatttatgattatgagttgacatcatgttttaaacagttttcattttctttatattgcacttgttttaaactgttttataatgaaatgagttcagttaagtattcataagttgagtatccagagttgagtgtttcaagtcgagtatcatatctttgaagttgagtatcttatctttgagtacttctgagttgagtaagtttgagtagttttgagtattccttgagttgagcaagattgaaaagaggtaagtatgtttcctttttatcaagtttcaaccttatgttatgctttagaattcctcttacatgctcgtacattccacgtactgagccatttggcctgcatcttctcatgatgcagacataggtaTTCAGGGTAATCAACAGGAGTTTTGTTGATACATCtgggagttcgagttagctatggtgagcctccttgcttccggaggatttcaatTGCTTTTCAGTTCAGTCACGATGTCAtcggtcttgtcccgacttccatcgctatcagttagaggctttatatTTAGtgagtatagttgagaagtctgtattattcatttattttattaaatgttttaaagacttatgtgcatattttatggcgagttgaatgtAGTacttttattctaagttgttcatttgagttaatgttttgaaaagttgagtt
Proteins encoded in this window:
- the LOC125863984 gene encoding uncharacterized protein LOC125863984 → MLSQVVTNQARQQRGNRQDVVDTSRIHEFLRMNHPYFTGSSVNEDPKNFVEDLQKVFDGVARIWYDQWKKRRAKGAPIVSWVMFEEALMGRFLSRELIEAKPNGLAPSSVSALAPRDKECPKNRKGNGNGGNRAQSSLVAVPDRVAPRGATSGTCRGANRLYAITSC